AGAATAGCCCAACTGCCCAAGCCCACAAGGACGAACACCTAGCGAAAGAGAGAGTGTTAATTGAAACACAAAcacaaaaaaaattctaatttctTCATTCCCCCTAAGTTTTGAGGAACTTGAGAAATATACGTGCAGAGCTGAGAGTCGCATTTAACAGAGCGGTGACTTATTGGGAGAAATAGCGCAGATAAATATTAGTAACATTGCATGTCGTTGTCGTCCTGGAGACGGAGGGATGAGCTGTGAGTAAAGTGTCGTTTGGTATCATATGCATCACAATTATTAGCCACGTGTTTCTTTATTTTGTACTCTGCGGCTATTTCTACAGTTATTTCCGTGGAATATATTCTTACCCAAAACGACAACCTATTTTTATTGCCTGCACCACGTAACCTAAAGTAAATTTGAGGGCCAAGAACCCAACGTTTTTTTACCTTCTCTATCACTGTTTTGTTATTCGTATTCAATCCTCTTATCTTTGTATTTATATCCCTTAATCCCGTTTccttaatctttaatttttggTTTCATCCACCTTCATCAGTTCATCATATACCTTTCAGATTCTTGTTtctgttgtttatttttctcctcCCAGTTCACCCACTGGACTGGAGTGGAAGTTTTTGGCTCCCAAACTTAACTCCCACCAGGTTCCTGTATGATTAAAGCCATGGATTTAACCCCCTCCAAATCTCATGAGTCAGATACTGATACTGAAACCCCACTGCAGACCCATCTCTCCAGAGCCTTATCTCTCTCGAATGGCTCTTTCAATCCTTCCCACCATTACCACACAACAAATACTCGCCCATCTCCACTCCAAGCGGCGGTGTCCTACAAAGAGTGCCTTAAAAACCATGCTGCTGCCCTTGGTGGTCTTGCCCTTGATGGGTGTGGTGAGTTCATGCCTACTCCCACTGATGCTACTCCTGATCCAACTTCCCTTAAATGTGCTGCCTGTGGGTGCCACCGCAACTTTCATCGCCGTTACCCCTATACCCACCTTCCTCCACCACCAACCGCTGCTCTTCACTGGACGTCAAGCCCAAGTCCTGGGCATACTAGCTCTGGTCCAAGCCCTAGTCCAAACTCACCGGTATCACCAACCCCTCAGCAGTCCGTCTATCCATCTGCCCCTCATATGCTTCTGGCCTTGAGCACAGGACATTCTGGGCTGTTTGATGAGAATCACCACCAGAGTTTGACGGTCATGAACCCACATGGAAGAAAGAGAGCAAGAACCAAGTTTACAGAGGAACAGAAACAAAAGATGCTTGTTTTTGCTGAGAAGTTGGGGTGGAAGATGTTGAGgggaaatgaagagaaaatggtGGATGAGTTTTGTAATGAAGTTGGGGTAAAGAGGAACGTTTTCAAAGTGTGGATGCACAACAACAAGCAGAGGAAGGAAAAGGGTAATAATCATAGGACTTGTGATATCAACAAGAGTATTGTTAACGATAACGAGGATAGAGTTGGCTTTGGCACCTTCGACTGCAACTCCAACGACATCAATAACACCAAGTATGATAACTTTACTACTAGGTACCAGATTGAGAATAAAGTTCATGATGTTCATGGCGGTGGTTCTCCTGATgagtcttctccttcttcttgaTCAAGAAGTAACAGAAGCTAGTAATTAAGCATGGGGGTCCTTCCCCTTTCTGGTTCACTTGTTTTTCCTTGGTTATTTGTTTCATGATTAGTAATCCCTGATCATTAATTACTGACTATGCTTATGATTCTAATTTCTTTATCTTCTAGCTTTGGTTCAAATTGTCTTTTACATTTGAACTGCAGTATCATCATATTAAAGTAGCAGCAGCTTCCCAATAGGggggtaaaaataaaaaagtaaaaggcGAATAAAAAACAAAACAGCCTATCCCATCCTCATTTGTCCAGAGCTGAGGCTTATCACTTTTGGGTGCAATTTGTTATGACATTATCTGCAATAATATCATTTTCCATTTTGTAGACAGCAACTCTACTATTCACAGAATATGCACCTTGTCCTATAGGGATGCTTTGGCTCAACTTGCTCTGAGCAAATCCCAAAACTTgtccattctctctctctcttaaatTTGGACTGTTTTGTGTTGCTTTTTGTTCTTGCAACTGGAAGGACATGACTGATCCTCTTTGCTTCCACATACCTTATTCAGCTGGATTAATTTACGGGAGTTGTATTAATCAGAATACAAATggcaatatatatatttttccaaAGTTTTTGGTACGTCTCTATTTTTGGAGTTTATCTTGGTGAGCAGACTGTTTTTGGGTTAATCCATGGTAGGAGACATAAGCGGTTGGGCTGAATGAGGAATGCCACCTTTCCTTATTTGGGCGGTTGATGAAAGCGGCAAGCTTTGTTTCCTTCTTCTACTCCACCACTAATTATATGTAAAACAGGACAACCCACTTTTTGATTTCATTGTTATTACAACCTAATCGTTTCTTTGTGTTTATGATTACATGTCTTGAAACTTGCCCTTTTTTCTGATCTGTAATTGAGATCGAATTTAATTGGAATCggaatattcaatttaatttttctattacttttttgatttcaaataaaaaataattaataataattgaaaattatattttaaaaaaattaatcaaatcaaatttacttctatcaaaataattaaattttatccatTCAATAATTCGGTTATTGAAAACACCCTTGTATcctgaaaaataatattaataaattaaatgagttcaggggataaaattaaaaatcaaatcccCATCCATTCTAGTATACTATGTAGCCTCCTAAAACATTTTTTTCAAGATAAGTAATTATTGTGTAAATATACGATGATTTAGTGTCTATTCAGTGTGATTGC
The Manihot esculenta cultivar AM560-2 chromosome 1, M.esculenta_v8, whole genome shotgun sequence genome window above contains:
- the LOC110603731 gene encoding zinc-finger homeodomain protein 11, translating into MIKAMDLTPSKSHESDTDTETPLQTHLSRALSLSNGSFNPSHHYHTTNTRPSPLQAAVSYKECLKNHAAALGGLALDGCGEFMPTPTDATPDPTSLKCAACGCHRNFHRRYPYTHLPPPPTAALHWTSSPSPGHTSSGPSPSPNSPVSPTPQQSVYPSAPHMLLALSTGHSGLFDENHHQSLTVMNPHGRKRARTKFTEEQKQKMLVFAEKLGWKMLRGNEEKMVDEFCNEVGVKRNVFKVWMHNNKQRKEKGNNHRTCDINKSIVNDNEDRVGFGTFDCNSNDINNTKYDNFTTRYQIENKVHDVHGGGSPDESSPSS